A single window of Motacilla alba alba isolate MOTALB_02 chromosome 12, Motacilla_alba_V1.0_pri, whole genome shotgun sequence DNA harbors:
- the TAMM41 gene encoding phosphatidate cytidylyltransferase, mitochondrial: MALPVLSSSAVKFRRVLAHFPQELSLAFAYGSGVFRQAGASAEHGETNMLDFVFAVDDVVTWHMMNLLKNRSHYSFLKFFGPKKISTIQRYGAGIYYNTLVPCNGRMIKYGVISTDALIEDLFHWKTLYVAGRLQKPVKILAQNENSRLQAALVSNLKSAVTAAFLMLPESFSEEELYLQIAGLSYAGDFRMIIGEDKSKVQNIVKPNVAHFQKLYSTILQDCPQVVYKHHLGRLEIDKSPEGQFTQLMALPKTLQQKITALVNPPGKNRDVEEILLQVAHDPDCGFLVHQGISGIVRSSSIVQSAKTILTAGAKKSVTYSLKKLYKMTKGGLKKPS; encoded by the exons ATGGCGCTGCCCGTGCTGTCCAGCTCGGCCGTGAAGTTCCGCCGGGTCCTGGCGCACTTCCCgcaggagctcagcctggccttCGCCTACGGCTCCGGGGTGTTCCGGCAGGCGGGGGCCTCGGCCGAGCACGGCGAG ACAAATATGCTGGACTTCGTGTTTGCTGTAGATGATGTTGTGACCTGGCATATGATGAACTTGCTAAAGAACAGGAGTCATTATTCCTTCCTTAAATTTTTTGGGCCCAAAAAGATAAGTACCATACAGAGATACGGAGCAGGAATTTACTACAACACCTTAGTGCCATGCAATGGCAGG atGATAAAATATGGAGTAATTAGCACTGATGCCCTGATTGAGGATTTGTTTCACTGGAAAACTCTCTATGTGGCTGGGCGCCTACAAAAGCCG gtgaAAATCCTGGCCCAGAATGAGAACAGCAGGCTGCAAGCTGCTCTTGTCAGCAACCTGAAGagtgcagtgacagcagccttCCTCATGTTGCCAGAGAGCTTCTCTGAAGAGGAGCTGTACCTGCAGATTGCTGGACTCTCCTACGCTG GTGATTTCAGAATGATAATAGGAGAAGACAAATCCAAAGTGCAGAACATAGTGAAGCCCAACGTGGCCCATTTCCAGAAGCTGTACAGTACCATACTCCAGGACTGCCCTCAAGTGGTGTACAAGCACCATCTGGGAAGGCTCGAG ATTGATAAAAGTCCAGAAGGTCAGTTTACACAACTTATGGCTTTGCCAAAGACTCTGCAACAAAAGATAACTGCTCTGGTAAACCCTCCTGGAAAGAACAGAGACGTGGAAGAAATTTTACTGCAAGTTGCCCATGACCCTGACTGTGGATTTCTGGTGCATCAAG gcaTCTCAGGAATTGTGAGATCCTCCAGTATAGTGCAGAGTGCTAAAACCATCCTGACAGCTG